The following proteins are encoded in a genomic region of Periophthalmus magnuspinnatus isolate fPerMag1 chromosome 10, fPerMag1.2.pri, whole genome shotgun sequence:
- the tsen2 gene encoding tRNA-splicing endonuclease subunit Sen2: MEAEFRGPKRRPRVYEVYEAPFPLNQNQDQDQNQFRADLINQQVLVQNQDHIRTIYKQGFFGKGILSKSGPANSVFDQWENHEGLMLPVVFSSRYEEMLQWAGHTLSAQGLDNAAVHHRLQQVSSGVTVEEVQVQIQSREDQTPESRPIPGPEPRPRADPGFSVPGCGFVLVRSDPEGDTEIRRVPISVTEFLQLSHEEAFFLVYALGVLTVYHNQAPLSLLQLWRTFCALSPDFVSSYAAYHFYRSRGWVPKTGSGAKYGTDMMLYRKGPPFYHASFSVVVQRKTADWEQRRRVDEEQRMGDPPLRLFSWRSLSALSRVTANVSKELLLCYIIFPIDQSEAEMGSPGCLQRLSVQEVMVSRWVSSKERSDQDEI; encoded by the exons ATGGAAGCCGAGTTCCGAGGCCCAAAGAGACGGCCCCGAGTCTATGAGGTCTACGAGGCTCCGTTCCCATTGAACCagaaccaagaccaggaccaaaaccagttCAGAGCGGACCTCATCAACCAACAAGTCCTGGTGCAGAACCAGGACCACATCAGGACTATATATAAacag GGTTTCTTTGGTAAAGGTATCCTGTCCAAGTCTGGTCCTGCCAACAGTGTTTTTGACCAATGGGAAA ATCATGAAGGTTTGATGCTGCCCGTCGTTTTCTCCTCAAG ATATGAGGAGATGCTGCAGTGGGCTGGACATACGCTCTCTGCTCAGGGTTTGGACAACGCAGCTGTCCATCACAGACTGCAGCAGGTGTCCTCAGGTGTGACTGTGGAGGAGGTCCAAGTCCAGATCCAGTCCAG GGAAGACCAAACTCCAGAATCCAGACCAATTCCTGGTCCAGAGCCCAGACCTCGGGCAGACCCAGGATTCTCAGTCCCTGGTTGTGGTTTCGTCCTGGTGCGCTCTGACCCTGAG GGCGACACAGAGATCCGGCGAGTCCCCATAAGCGTCACAGAATTCCTCCAGCTCAGCCATGAAGAG gccTTTTTCCTGGTCTATGCTCTCGGCGTCCTCACTGTTTATCACAACCAG gctcctctctccctgctgCAGCTGTGGCGGACATTTTGTGCTCTCTCTCCAGACTTTGTCAGCTCTTATGCCGCGTACCACTTTTACCGAAGCCGAGGATGGGTCCCCAAAACCGGGTCTGGGGCCAAGTACGGGACTGACATGA TGTTGTACCGGAAAGGCCCTCCGTTCTACCATGCCAG tttcTCTGTGGTGGTGCAGAGGAAGACAGCTGACtgggagcaaaggaggagagttgatgaggagcagaggatgggtGACCCTCCTCTGCGTTTGTTTTCTTGGCGTTCTCTTTCGGCTCTGAGTCGAGTCACTGCCAACGTCTCCAAG gAGCTGCTGCTTTGTTACATAATCTTCCCcatcgaccaatcagaggctGAGATGGGGTCACCTGGCTGTCTGCAGCGCCTCTCTGTGCAG GAGGTGATGGTGAGTCGCTGGGTCTCCTCTAAGGAACGCTCTGACCAGGACGAGATCTGA